From the genome of Hymenobacter sp. PAMC 26628, one region includes:
- the cmk gene encoding (d)CMP kinase: MKQLVIAIDGYSSCGKSTTAKAVAHLLHYAYVDTGAMYRGVTLHLLEHGIAFDDLPAVEQVLKNLTISFRRHPQTGRNDLFLDGVNREDDIRQMRISNSVSEVSVIPQVRHALVAQQQRMGRKRGVVMDGRDIGTTVFPDAEVKVFMTADMELRARRRQMELADKGEHVPLADIIDNLRKRDHIDSTRAESPLRRAADAVLLDTTHITISEQVDFVIDQVSSALFAASRA, translated from the coding sequence ATGAAACAGCTCGTCATCGCCATTGATGGTTACTCCTCGTGCGGCAAAAGCACCACCGCCAAGGCGGTGGCCCACCTGCTGCACTACGCCTACGTCGACACCGGCGCTATGTACCGGGGCGTCACGCTCCACTTGCTCGAGCACGGCATCGCCTTCGATGACTTGCCCGCCGTGGAGCAGGTACTCAAAAACCTCACCATCAGCTTCCGCCGCCACCCCCAGACGGGGCGTAACGACCTGTTTCTGGACGGCGTGAACCGCGAGGACGACATCCGCCAGATGCGGATTTCGAACTCTGTGAGCGAAGTGTCGGTCATTCCACAAGTGCGCCACGCCCTGGTGGCCCAGCAGCAGCGCATGGGCCGAAAGCGCGGCGTGGTAATGGACGGCCGCGACATCGGCACCACCGTGTTCCCCGACGCCGAGGTGAAGGTTTTCATGACCGCCGACATGGAGCTGCGCGCCCGCCGCCGCCAGATGGAGCTGGCCGACAAAGGCGAGCACGTGCCCCTGGCCGACATCATCGACAACCTGCGCAAGCGCGACCACATCGATTCGACCCGCGCCGAAAGCCCCCTGCGCCGCGCCGCCGATGCTGTGCTGCTCGATACCACCCACATCACCATCAGCGAGCAGGTCGATTTCGTGATTGACCAAGTATCGTCGGCCCTGTTTGCGGCCAGCCGGGCGTAG
- a CDS encoding 4-hydroxy-3-methylbut-2-enyl diphosphate reductase — MEVTIDKNSGYCFGVEFAIQMAEDELAHEETLYCLGDIVHNRMEVERLHQRGLRIIDRQQLAELHDCKVLIRAHGEPPETYALALRNNLELIDASCPVVLKLQNRVKHAFDLSQRQDGQIVIYGQPGHAEVAGLAGQTGNRAIIVMTEADLDQIDFARPVTLFSQTTKSTAGFYKMKALIEARITAAGGALEGFDANDSICRQVSNREPQLAKFAALHDVIVFVSGRKSSNGKALFSIVQQFNARSYFVENENELEDEWFAGSQTVGICGATSTPLWLMQQVQARIEAVGELV, encoded by the coding sequence ATGGAAGTTACGATTGATAAGAATTCCGGGTATTGCTTCGGCGTCGAGTTTGCCATTCAGATGGCCGAGGACGAGCTGGCGCACGAAGAAACCCTGTACTGCCTCGGCGACATTGTGCACAACCGCATGGAGGTGGAGCGCCTGCACCAGCGCGGCCTGCGCATCATCGACCGCCAGCAACTCGCTGAGCTGCACGACTGTAAGGTGCTCATCCGGGCCCACGGCGAGCCGCCCGAAACCTACGCGCTGGCGCTACGCAACAACCTGGAACTCATCGATGCCTCGTGCCCGGTAGTGCTCAAGCTGCAAAACCGCGTCAAGCACGCCTTCGACCTGAGCCAGCGCCAGGACGGACAAATTGTAATTTACGGCCAGCCTGGGCACGCCGAAGTAGCCGGCCTTGCGGGCCAAACCGGCAACCGCGCCATTATCGTGATGACGGAGGCCGACCTCGACCAAATTGACTTCGCGCGGCCCGTTACGCTCTTCAGCCAAACCACCAAGAGCACGGCCGGCTTCTACAAGATGAAGGCCCTGATAGAAGCCCGAATCACCGCCGCCGGCGGGGCCCTGGAGGGCTTCGACGCCAACGACAGCATTTGCCGGCAGGTGAGCAACCGCGAGCCGCAGCTGGCCAAATTCGCCGCCTTGCACGACGTTATCGTTTTCGTGAGCGGCCGCAAAAGCTCCAACGGCAAAGCCCTGTTCTCCATCGTGCAGCAGTTCAACGCGCGCAGCTATTTCGTTGAAAACGAAAATGAGCTCGAAGATGAGTGGTTTGCCGGGTCCCAAACCGTGGGCATCTGCGGCGCCACCAGCACGCCGCTCTGGCTGATGCAGCAGGTGCAGGCCCGCATCGAAGCCGTGGGCGAGCTAGTGTAG
- a CDS encoding O-acetyl-ADP-ribose deacetylase, with translation MPTSPVLAARIRLVQGDITRQPVAAIVNAANSSLLGGGGVDGAIHRAGGPQILEDCRQIRATRYPQGLPAGEAVITTGGRLPAGHVIHTVGPEWNGGRDGEPKLLASCYRNSLRLATENNLETLAFPGISTGIYGYPKPEAAAIAVREVRQWLGAHAAPATVTFVVFDDESRQLYEQALAEI, from the coding sequence ATGCCTACCTCCCCCGTCCTTGCCGCCCGCATTCGCCTCGTGCAGGGCGACATCACCCGCCAGCCCGTGGCGGCCATCGTCAACGCCGCCAACTCCAGCCTGCTCGGCGGCGGCGGGGTCGACGGCGCCATTCACCGCGCCGGGGGCCCCCAGATTTTAGAAGACTGCCGGCAGATTCGGGCCACACGGTACCCGCAAGGCTTACCTGCCGGTGAGGCCGTCATCACCACCGGCGGGCGGCTGCCGGCGGGCCACGTCATCCACACAGTGGGCCCCGAATGGAACGGTGGACGCGACGGTGAGCCCAAATTATTGGCCAGCTGCTACCGCAACAGCCTGCGCCTGGCCACCGAAAACAACTTAGAAACCCTGGCTTTCCCGGGCATCAGCACCGGCATTTATGGCTACCCCAAACCCGAAGCGGCGGCCATTGCCGTGCGCGAAGTGCGGCAGTGGCTGGGGGCCCACGCGGCGCCGGCTACGGTCACGTTCGTGGTGTTCGACGATGAGAGCCGGCAGCTTTATGAGCAGGCGCTGGCTGAAATTTAG
- a CDS encoding 2TM domain-containing protein: MEPQARDPYLWQKAKARTKFQSHLLVYGLVNSGLWLLWALTPHGRELLPWPIWSTAFWGFGLLMQGLATYAGHSRSERTQREYDRLLREQQGSY; the protein is encoded by the coding sequence ATGGAACCCCAAGCCCGCGACCCCTACCTGTGGCAGAAAGCCAAGGCCCGCACCAAATTTCAATCGCACCTGCTCGTGTACGGCCTCGTCAACAGTGGCTTGTGGCTGCTGTGGGCCCTCACGCCCCACGGCCGCGAGCTGCTGCCCTGGCCCATCTGGTCGACGGCCTTCTGGGGCTTCGGGCTGCTGATGCAGGGCTTGGCCACCTACGCCGGCCATAGCCGCTCCGAACGCACCCAACGCGAATACGACCGCCTGCTTCGCGAGCAGCAGGGCTCCTATTGA
- a CDS encoding ATP-dependent zinc protease family protein has translation MKIRPAMRTLGRRELVDFPGFALLGVEAKVDTGAYTSSLHCTGVHEAPGSAGAPVLRGRLLDPDHPGFDGRALEFAEFTRRDIRSSNGEVQERYVIEAVVRLYGKDFRVEFSLSDRSDMKYPVLLGRSLLRQGRFVVDVARRNLSHKAAVRAAARRAAP, from the coding sequence ATGAAAATCCGCCCCGCCATGCGCACCCTGGGCCGGCGCGAGTTGGTTGATTTCCCAGGCTTTGCCCTGCTTGGCGTGGAAGCCAAGGTGGACACTGGCGCCTACACCAGTTCCCTGCACTGCACCGGCGTGCACGAAGCGCCGGGTTCCGCCGGGGCCCCCGTGCTGCGCGGCCGCCTGCTCGACCCCGACCACCCCGGCTTCGACGGCCGGGCCCTGGAATTTGCCGAATTCACGCGGCGTGACATCCGCTCGTCCAACGGCGAGGTGCAGGAGCGCTACGTCATCGAGGCCGTGGTGCGGCTTTACGGAAAAGACTTTAGGGTGGAATTTTCGCTCTCCGACCGCTCCGACATGAAGTACCCCGTGTTGCTGGGCCGCAGCCTGTTGCGCCAGGGCCGCTTCGTGGTCGACGTGGCCCGGCGCAACCTTTCGCACAAGGCGGCCGTTCGGGCGGCTGCCCGCCGGGCGGCGCCGTAG
- the rimK gene encoding 30S ribosomal protein S6--L-glutamate ligase, with product MKLAILSREPKSYSTQRLVAAAVARGHDAVVIDHLQCNLVLEKGHPGIIYQGEPLAHFDAIVPRIGASVTFYGTAVVRQFEMMKVRTAVDSQAIVRSRDKLRSMQILSRAGLGMPKTAFTNFSQDVPAMIEQVGGAPVIIKLLEGTQGLGVVLAESVKAAQSVIEAFHNLKARIIVQEFIAESKGADLRAFVVDGEVVGAMKRQGKEGEFRSNLHRGGTGTLVKLSRAEKAAALLATKALGLGIAGVDMLQSKRGPLVLEVNSSPGLEGIEKATQLDIAGRIIDYTAALAAKKRSKSKTKKAADAHPDAPAA from the coding sequence ATGAAACTGGCCATTCTCTCGCGGGAACCCAAATCGTACTCGACCCAGCGCCTGGTGGCCGCGGCCGTCGCCCGCGGCCACGACGCCGTAGTCATCGACCACCTCCAGTGCAACTTGGTGCTGGAAAAAGGCCACCCCGGCATCATCTACCAGGGCGAGCCGCTGGCACACTTCGACGCCATTGTGCCGCGCATCGGGGCCTCGGTCACGTTTTACGGCACGGCCGTGGTGCGGCAATTCGAGATGATGAAGGTGCGTACTGCCGTCGACAGCCAAGCCATTGTGCGCTCGCGCGACAAGCTGCGCTCGATGCAGATCTTGAGCCGCGCCGGCTTGGGCATGCCCAAAACGGCGTTCACCAACTTCTCGCAGGACGTGCCTGCCATGATCGAGCAAGTGGGCGGGGCCCCCGTCATCATCAAGCTGCTCGAAGGTACCCAGGGCCTGGGCGTGGTGCTGGCCGAGAGCGTGAAGGCGGCCCAATCGGTCATCGAAGCCTTCCACAACCTCAAGGCGCGCATCATTGTGCAGGAATTCATTGCCGAGAGCAAAGGCGCTGATCTGCGGGCTTTTGTGGTGGACGGCGAAGTGGTGGGCGCCATGAAGCGCCAGGGCAAGGAGGGCGAGTTCCGCTCGAACCTGCACCGCGGGGGCACCGGCACCCTCGTGAAGCTGAGCCGCGCTGAGAAGGCCGCCGCCTTGCTGGCCACCAAGGCCCTGGGCCTGGGCATTGCCGGCGTCGATATGCTGCAAAGCAAGCGGGGGCCCCTGGTGCTCGAAGTGAATTCCTCGCCCGGCCTGGAGGGCATTGAGAAGGCCACCCAGCTCGATATTGCCGGCCGCATCATCGACTATACGGCCGCGCTGGCGGCCAAAAAAAGGAGCAAGAGCAAGACCAAAAAGGCCGCCGATGCCCACCCCGACGCCCCCGCCGCCTAG
- a CDS encoding succinylglutamate desuccinylase/aspartoacylase family protein has translation MPLLDPIYLNDLTILPGERVLTRLVISRLPSGTLIDVPVHVLRSAVPGPVLLLMGGMHGDEVNGIETIRRMLRRDLLRPTCGTIIAIPIFNIYGFLNFSREVPDGKDVNRSFPGSPRGSLASRVAHRFMREIMPLIDYGIDFHTGGAARANHPQVRCELEVDPKTDALAAAFGAPFTLHAALRPGSLREAAHRLGKRLIVYETGESLRIDDAGVEVAVAGTLRMLHHLGMGPAAPPPAQAGVVCRRHTWLRARFAGLWRSLVQNGDFVQKGQVYGSVADPYGERTVRLESPVSGYVVGINYMPVVNQGDALLHIGLPA, from the coding sequence ATGCCCCTGCTCGACCCGATTTACCTCAACGACCTAACCATCTTGCCCGGCGAGCGGGTCCTGACGCGCCTGGTGATTTCGCGCCTACCCTCGGGCACCCTCATCGACGTGCCAGTGCACGTGCTGCGCTCGGCTGTGCCGGGCCCCGTGCTGCTGCTGATGGGCGGCATGCACGGCGACGAAGTGAACGGCATCGAAACCATCCGGCGCATGCTGCGGCGCGACTTGCTGCGGCCTACCTGCGGCACCATCATCGCCATCCCCATTTTCAATATCTACGGGTTCCTGAACTTTAGCCGCGAAGTACCCGACGGCAAGGACGTGAACCGCTCGTTTCCGGGTTCGCCGCGCGGCTCACTGGCCAGCCGCGTGGCCCACCGCTTTATGCGCGAAATCATGCCCCTGATTGACTACGGCATCGATTTTCACACCGGCGGCGCGGCCCGGGCCAACCACCCGCAGGTGCGCTGCGAGCTGGAAGTTGACCCCAAAACCGACGCGCTGGCCGCTGCCTTCGGGGCCCCGTTCACGCTGCACGCGGCCCTGCGGCCGGGCTCGCTACGCGAGGCCGCGCACCGCTTGGGCAAGCGCCTGATTGTGTACGAAACCGGCGAGAGCCTGCGCATCGATGACGCCGGGGTGGAAGTGGCTGTGGCCGGCACCCTGCGCATGCTGCACCACCTGGGCATGGGCCCCGCCGCGCCGCCGCCCGCGCAGGCCGGCGTGGTGTGCCGCCGCCACACCTGGCTGCGGGCGCGGTTTGCGGGCCTATGGCGCTCGTTGGTGCAAAACGGCGACTTCGTGCAAAAAGGCCAGGTGTACGGTTCCGTGGCCGACCCTTATGGTGAGCGCACCGTGCGGCTCGAATCGCCGGTGAGCGGTTATGTGGTGGGTATCAATTACATGCCCGTCGTGAACCAGGGCGACGCCCTACTACACATCGGCTTGCCGGCGTGA
- a CDS encoding OmpH family outer membrane protein produces MKNPLQLAFNAVLLVAVAVLYFLHFRQPAAPAVATTPAPTETTASATAAPADTTTLAAVAEQPVTPPSVPAAEAAANADQIAYIESAKLLDGYQGMKDARRSFEVKAKGWERQNQVLVTSFRSAVEAYQKQAPSLTPEQRAAAEQKLQAQQQQSGEQQQKLQALAQEEEGKLTQRVLGSVNKKVEAYGKAHGYKLILVAAPSGTIAYGRKDLDLTTPVLAYLNQTYKK; encoded by the coding sequence ATGAAAAACCCGCTCCAACTGGCGTTTAACGCCGTGCTGCTCGTCGCCGTGGCCGTGCTGTACTTCCTGCACTTCCGCCAGCCCGCTGCCCCGGCCGTGGCCACCACGCCTGCCCCCACCGAAACCACGGCTTCCGCCACCGCTGCCCCGGCCGATACCACCACGCTGGCCGCCGTGGCCGAGCAGCCCGTGACGCCGCCCTCCGTGCCCGCCGCCGAAGCCGCCGCCAACGCCGACCAGATTGCCTACATCGAGTCGGCCAAGCTGCTCGACGGCTACCAGGGCATGAAGGACGCCCGCCGCTCGTTTGAGGTAAAAGCCAAGGGTTGGGAACGCCAGAACCAAGTGCTGGTCACCAGCTTCCGCAGCGCCGTGGAGGCCTACCAGAAGCAGGCCCCCAGCCTCACGCCCGAGCAGCGCGCCGCCGCCGAGCAGAAACTGCAGGCGCAGCAGCAGCAGTCGGGCGAGCAGCAGCAGAAGCTGCAAGCCCTGGCCCAGGAAGAAGAGGGCAAGCTCACGCAGCGCGTGCTGGGCAGCGTGAACAAAAAAGTGGAAGCCTACGGCAAAGCCCACGGCTACAAGCTCATCCTGGTAGCTGCCCCCAGCGGCACCATCGCCTACGGCCGCAAAGACCTCGACCTGACCACGCCCGTGCTCGCCTACCTCAACCAGACGTATAAGAAGTAG
- a CDS encoding IS5 family transposase → MGRSRGGRTSKLHLSCDGAGNVLSRQLTPGQAGDCPEASGLLAPWLAPAQEVVADTAYDSDALRGLIAAAGAIAVIPPNPRRRYVPHFDPCAYAKRQHIEQTFNKLKQHRRLATRYDKLDNSWEALLCARIWTLYLN, encoded by the coding sequence ATTGGCCGCAGCCGAGGCGGACGCACCAGCAAGCTGCATCTGAGCTGTGACGGGGCCGGCAACGTGCTGAGCCGGCAGTTGACACCGGGTCAGGCCGGCGACTGCCCTGAGGCGTCCGGGCTGCTCGCGCCCTGGCTGGCACCGGCCCAGGAAGTCGTGGCCGACACGGCCTACGACAGTGACGCCTTGCGCGGCTTGATTGCCGCAGCCGGGGCCATTGCCGTCATCCCCCCGAACCCGCGCCGCCGATATGTGCCCCATTTTGACCCCTGCGCCTATGCCAAACGACAGCATATCGAGCAGACATTTAACAAGTTAAAGCAACATCGACGCTTGGCCACTCGCTATGACAAACTTGACAACTCCTGGGAAGCTTTGCTCTGCGCCCGCATCTGGACGCTGTACCTCAATTGA
- a CDS encoding transposase, translated as MWAELSPLLPGQANCRGTTARDTRGFVEAVLWLGRTGVVWRGLPPHLGHWHRVYVRFARWRDSGVWERVAHWLLAHNRRLPHPRQRQVPLDSTRIRGHQHATGAAKKKARKRLAAAEADAPASCI; from the coding sequence ATGTGGGCCGAGTTGTCGCCCCTGTTGCCTGGACAGGCCAATTGCCGGGGCACGACGGCGCGTGACACGCGTGGCTTTGTCGAGGCGGTGCTTTGGCTGGGGCGCACGGGCGTGGTCTGGCGCGGCCTACCCCCGCACCTAGGCCACTGGCACCGCGTATACGTGCGCTTTGCTCGTTGGCGCGATTCAGGGGTGTGGGAGCGCGTCGCGCACTGGCTGCTTGCCCATAACCGACGCCTGCCGCATCCGCGCCAGCGCCAGGTGCCACTCGACTCGACTCGCATCCGCGGGCACCAACACGCAACTGGGGCAGCCAAAAAAAAGGCTCGCAAGCGATTGGCCGCAGCCGAGGCGGACGCACCAGCAAGCTGCATCTGA